One stretch of Pseudomonas azotoformans DNA includes these proteins:
- a CDS encoding efflux transporter outer membrane subunit — translation MSLINTFVMRPLALLLCSTWMAGCAVGPDYQPRQAQAVHLTQQPDAMLYSNARLQQDWWRQFQDPQLDALIDQALAHNHDLRITQARLLEARAVLDQRQLDRLPTITAGGAYTRSLSQANPGPTGERNLAKTYQAGLDAQWELDLFGRLQRLSESATARAEAVEADLAQTRIVVVSEVARHYFLMRGAQQQLAVARANLINQDKTVGLVQGRVDAGRGTADELASARAERARVQATLPGLETRRQLSLYRLAVLLGQQPSALQPLTDLQPLPALIMQLPIGRISDVLRQRPDVASAERMLAASNADIGAVTAELYPRIDLGGFLGFIALRGGDLGDSGSRAFSVMPSVSWPALHLASVKARQREAQARETGSQARYEQVVLTAIEETEGALTAYSQSQRQVRSLAEAAAQSERAARLAHIRYEAGNAAYLVELGAQRTLLSAQDALTVAETASYLNVVQLYKALGGGWRKAEAMSSN, via the coding sequence ATGTCATTGATCAACACCTTCGTGATGCGTCCGCTTGCCCTCTTGCTCTGCTCAACCTGGATGGCCGGATGCGCCGTGGGGCCCGACTACCAGCCACGTCAGGCACAAGCGGTACACCTCACTCAACAACCTGACGCAATGCTGTATTCCAATGCCCGCCTGCAGCAGGACTGGTGGCGCCAGTTCCAGGACCCACAACTGGATGCGCTGATCGACCAGGCATTGGCACACAACCATGACCTGCGCATTACCCAGGCCAGGTTACTGGAGGCGCGTGCGGTACTGGACCAGCGCCAGCTTGACCGGCTGCCGACGATCACCGCCGGCGGGGCTTATACCCGCAGCCTCTCCCAGGCCAACCCTGGTCCGACCGGCGAGCGCAACCTGGCCAAAACCTATCAGGCCGGCCTGGACGCGCAATGGGAGTTGGACCTGTTCGGCAGGTTGCAGCGGCTATCCGAATCAGCCACTGCGCGTGCCGAGGCGGTTGAGGCCGACCTGGCACAAACGCGCATCGTCGTGGTATCGGAAGTCGCCAGACACTACTTCCTGATGCGTGGCGCTCAACAACAACTCGCGGTCGCCCGCGCCAACCTGATCAATCAAGACAAGACGGTCGGTCTGGTGCAAGGCCGAGTGGACGCCGGACGCGGCACGGCAGACGAACTGGCCAGTGCCCGAGCCGAGCGCGCGCGTGTGCAGGCCACCCTGCCTGGCCTGGAAACCCGCCGACAACTGAGCCTCTATCGACTGGCGGTACTCCTGGGGCAACAGCCAAGCGCGCTGCAACCGCTGACCGACCTGCAACCACTGCCGGCCTTGATCATGCAACTGCCCATCGGCCGCATCAGCGATGTGCTGCGCCAGCGGCCTGACGTTGCCAGTGCCGAGCGCATGCTGGCCGCCTCGAACGCGGATATCGGCGCGGTGACCGCAGAACTCTACCCAAGGATCGACCTCGGCGGGTTCCTTGGCTTCATCGCATTGCGTGGAGGTGATCTAGGAGACAGCGGCAGCCGTGCCTTCAGCGTGATGCCTTCCGTGAGCTGGCCGGCGCTGCACCTGGCCAGTGTCAAGGCGCGGCAGCGAGAAGCACAGGCACGCGAGACAGGCAGCCAAGCACGCTATGAACAAGTCGTGCTGACTGCCATCGAAGAAACCGAAGGAGCACTCACTGCTTATAGCCAATCGCAGCGACAGGTGCGCAGCCTGGCTGAAGCGGCGGCTCAAAGTGAGCGAGCCGCTCGCTTGGCGCATATTCGTTATGAAGCGGGGAACGCGGCTTATCTGGTAGAACTGGGGGCGCAACGTACGTTGCTGAGTGCTCAGGATGCGCTGACGGTGGCCGAAACGGCTTCATACTTGAATGTGGTGCAGCTGTATAAGGCGTTGGGGGGCGGATGGCGGAAGGCTGAAGCCATGAGTTCGAACTGA
- a CDS encoding fimbrial protein yields the protein MRVIILILLLISQQALADATYAPANSSISLPPTLNLSGNVTIGQTIWKSTPVATTMKASSYDGQSTLYTSINNSTLIMGKDVYATNLKGVGIRWWASWTSDSFLNLTNPLTNAMSSPGAKFSTPTTGKEYIQVIWFELVKTGPIQAGRLAISNSVELVFSCPCSNRWNVTVTGSSSVAQAPTCSLSAPVPQVPLGRMSTTAFNGIGSRSSPILFAINLTCTGGDPGIGIGSYITLTDASNPGNVSGVLSLDSKSTASGIGIQITNESGIVKFGPDSGAAGNTNQWKAGNIQPGMTAFRIPLRASYIQTGAKVTPGKATGQVSFTFSFH from the coding sequence ATGCGTGTAATTATCTTGATATTGTTGCTGATATCACAACAAGCGCTAGCTGATGCGACCTATGCACCAGCAAACTCCAGTATTTCACTCCCCCCAACGCTAAACCTATCGGGCAACGTCACGATAGGCCAAACCATTTGGAAATCAACACCTGTCGCAACAACAATGAAAGCATCAAGTTATGACGGCCAATCAACGCTTTACACCAGCATTAACAACAGCACGCTGATAATGGGCAAAGATGTTTACGCCACTAACCTGAAAGGTGTTGGAATCCGGTGGTGGGCTTCGTGGACATCGGACAGTTTCCTAAACCTTACCAACCCCCTCACGAACGCTATGAGTAGCCCTGGGGCAAAATTCTCCACGCCGACCACAGGGAAAGAGTACATACAAGTCATTTGGTTTGAACTTGTTAAAACCGGACCGATCCAGGCAGGGCGGCTAGCGATTTCAAACTCTGTTGAACTGGTATTCAGTTGCCCCTGCAGCAACCGATGGAACGTGACGGTCACGGGCTCCAGCTCTGTAGCACAAGCGCCAACCTGCAGCTTATCTGCCCCTGTACCGCAGGTGCCTCTGGGCAGGATGTCGACGACGGCTTTCAACGGAATCGGTAGCCGTTCCAGCCCAATCCTGTTTGCAATCAACCTGACATGCACCGGAGGGGACCCAGGTATCGGTATCGGTTCATACATCACACTGACGGATGCCTCAAATCCTGGAAATGTATCAGGCGTATTGTCGCTCGATTCAAAGTCGACAGCGTCAGGCATTGGCATTCAAATAACCAACGAAAGCGGTATCGTGAAGTTTGGTCCAGACTCCGGCGCAGCAGGAAACACGAACCAATGGAAAGCCGGCAATATACAGCCGGGAATGACCGCCTTCAGAATTCCGTTACGTGCAAGCTACATACAAACTGGAGCGAAAGTGACCCCCGGCAAAGCGACTGGCCAGGTCAGTTTCACATTCAGTTTTCACTGA
- a CDS encoding ShlB/FhaC/HecB family hemolysin secretion/activation protein has translation MATLYLCATVQLARAASPIDTVTSAQRLQDQQLKSLQAKALGPSGALSATPLPSANPLELPEESPCFVIRSVDWKGADDFNWLERAPAIVGRCVGGEGLTVYRRWVAAQLMARGYITTQVLIPAQDLSTGQLSVHLIPGQMGEIHQQPESLGWPGLVFPAAKGQLLNVRDLDQALENVRRLPGQAGTTLNVVPGAGLGESDVIIQQPPQTRRVFGLLTADNAGIDATGRHQLGAIVAIDSPAGLYDQLLVTYSTDTDFSNHTHGSSAKSLSWNVPMGYGLLSVGASEWNSKQALFKDAGGRSIAFSSRTRRVDAGFDYVVSRSNRSKSVFNARLVQREDRSWVASTELLQLRRQITSYELGLTHRANLGLGKFTAQVAMRSSLPGLSKYPGAVYEQQDWSGRYHLFTARAAFEIPFELGAMHLGYHNALVYQYAPVPVPSTEYMQIGGRYTVRGFDGNTTLAGPTGWTLRNELAAAIFSGSQAYTALDAGAVSPIGGQRHGQQQLVGAAIGMRGSVGRFGYDLALGTPIKATDDILAATPTLDFSVSSRF, from the coding sequence GTGGCGACGCTATACCTGTGTGCAACCGTTCAACTCGCGCGCGCCGCCAGCCCCATCGACACCGTCACCAGCGCGCAGCGCCTGCAAGACCAGCAGCTCAAAAGCTTGCAAGCCAAGGCGCTCGGACCTTCAGGCGCGCTTTCCGCAACGCCATTGCCCTCAGCCAATCCATTGGAGTTGCCAGAAGAATCGCCCTGTTTTGTCATCCGTAGCGTGGACTGGAAAGGCGCAGATGATTTCAACTGGCTCGAACGTGCCCCCGCAATCGTAGGGCGTTGCGTGGGCGGCGAAGGCTTGACGGTCTATCGCCGCTGGGTGGCGGCGCAACTGATGGCGCGCGGGTACATCACCACCCAGGTGCTGATACCGGCGCAAGACCTGAGTACCGGCCAGTTGAGCGTCCACCTCATTCCAGGGCAGATGGGCGAGATCCATCAGCAACCTGAATCGCTCGGCTGGCCTGGCCTGGTTTTTCCAGCAGCCAAAGGCCAACTGCTGAATGTGCGCGACCTGGACCAGGCGCTGGAAAATGTGCGACGCCTGCCGGGTCAGGCAGGAACGACGCTGAATGTGGTTCCGGGTGCGGGACTGGGCGAAAGCGACGTGATCATTCAGCAACCACCACAGACGCGCCGGGTATTTGGCTTGCTGACTGCCGATAACGCAGGTATCGACGCCACGGGACGCCACCAGTTGGGCGCCATCGTCGCCATTGACTCCCCGGCCGGGCTTTACGATCAGTTGCTGGTGACCTACAGCACCGACACAGACTTCAGCAACCACACTCACGGCTCTTCCGCCAAGAGCCTGTCCTGGAACGTGCCCATGGGCTATGGCCTGCTCTCCGTCGGTGCCAGCGAATGGAATAGCAAGCAAGCGCTATTCAAGGATGCCGGTGGACGCAGTATTGCGTTCAGCTCGCGAACCCGACGCGTCGATGCCGGCTTCGACTACGTGGTGAGTCGTTCCAATCGCAGCAAAAGTGTATTCAATGCGCGATTGGTTCAGCGTGAAGATCGCTCGTGGGTGGCCTCGACCGAACTCCTGCAGTTACGTCGGCAGATCACCAGCTATGAGCTTGGCCTGACCCACCGCGCCAACCTGGGGCTCGGCAAGTTCACGGCGCAAGTGGCAATGCGCAGCTCCCTGCCCGGCCTGAGCAAGTACCCGGGAGCGGTCTACGAGCAGCAGGACTGGAGCGGCCGCTATCACCTGTTTACTGCCAGGGCGGCGTTCGAGATCCCGTTTGAGCTGGGCGCGATGCACCTGGGTTACCACAACGCGCTGGTCTACCAATACGCCCCGGTTCCGGTGCCGTCGACCGAATACATGCAAATCGGCGGCCGCTATACCGTGCGCGGATTTGATGGCAACACCACCCTGGCCGGACCGACGGGCTGGACACTGCGCAACGAACTCGCTGCCGCCATCTTCAGTGGCAGCCAGGCGTATACCGCACTGGATGCCGGTGCCGTGTCCCCCATAGGCGGGCAGCGGCACGGACAACAGCAACTGGTCGGTGCAGCCATCGGCATGCGCGGCAGCGTCGGTCGCTTTGGTTATGACCTGGCACTGGGCACACCGATCAAGGCCACGGACGACATCCTCGCCGCTACGCCCACCCTCGACTTCTCAGTGAGCAGCCGCTTTTAG
- a CDS encoding filamentous hemagglutinin N-terminal domain-containing protein, translating to MGSLPVLQQNAQAQPGLTLDAGATHNAMLSQINDTPVVNIAAPNGAGVSHNRFTEFNVGAAGLILNNSTTGAQTTLGGAIGGNSLLNGTSAGVILNEVTGKTASSINGLIEVAGPSARVIIANPNGITASGAGFINANRVSLVAGTAVLDANGQVARLQTDHGRIRVEGAGLDASGANEVDLVSRTLQINAQLQAKKLNAVALKGEVDAADPTTVLKRLGADGTADIAIDVAQLGSMHADSIRLLGQSAGVGVNVEGKVNALTGNLKVTADGKVQIASTGVLEAKQALAISGDISNKGVLRNGGSLSLVGNLDTQGPIRLGGNTGVSGKLQPGSIITGGTSGNATVGQNGIGIVINRPAASYPSYPAYPVAPVAPVAWNKPVASYPAFNWSAYPAFAFNSAAGVKQPARVLPQPRYW from the coding sequence ATGGGCAGCCTGCCTGTGCTGCAACAAAACGCACAAGCGCAACCAGGCCTGACGCTGGACGCGGGTGCTACGCACAACGCCATGCTGTCGCAGATCAACGACACGCCGGTGGTCAACATCGCCGCGCCGAACGGCGCAGGTGTTTCCCACAACCGGTTCACCGAGTTCAATGTCGGGGCTGCCGGGTTGATCCTCAACAACAGCACCACCGGTGCCCAAACCACCCTGGGCGGGGCCATTGGCGGTAACAGCCTGCTCAATGGGACATCTGCCGGCGTGATTCTCAATGAAGTCACCGGTAAAACCGCTTCGAGTATCAATGGGCTGATCGAGGTTGCAGGGCCCAGTGCCCGCGTGATCATCGCCAACCCCAACGGCATCACCGCCAGCGGCGCCGGCTTCATCAACGCCAACCGGGTGTCCCTGGTCGCGGGCACGGCCGTGCTGGATGCCAACGGCCAAGTCGCCAGGTTGCAGACTGACCACGGCCGTATTCGCGTAGAAGGTGCTGGCCTGGATGCGTCCGGCGCCAATGAAGTCGACCTGGTTTCCCGTACCCTGCAGATCAATGCACAGCTGCAAGCCAAGAAGCTCAACGCCGTGGCATTGAAGGGTGAAGTTGATGCGGCTGACCCTACTACTGTGCTCAAGCGCCTTGGCGCTGATGGAACAGCGGATATCGCGATTGACGTCGCTCAACTGGGCAGCATGCACGCGGACTCGATTCGCTTGCTCGGCCAGTCCGCCGGCGTGGGCGTGAACGTGGAAGGCAAGGTCAATGCCCTGACCGGCAACTTGAAGGTCACCGCCGACGGCAAAGTCCAGATTGCGTCTACCGGTGTGCTGGAGGCCAAGCAGGCACTGGCGATATCGGGCGACATCAGTAATAAAGGCGTGCTGCGCAATGGCGGCTCCTTGAGCCTGGTCGGCAACCTGGACACCCAGGGCCCGATTCGCTTGGGCGGCAATACCGGCGTGAGTGGCAAACTGCAGCCTGGCAGCATTATCACTGGCGGCACTTCGGGCAACGCCACGGTCGGCCAGAATGGTATTGGCATCGTGATCAATCGCCCGGCCGCTTCGTATCCTTCTTATCCTGCTTACCCTGTCGCGCCGGTCGCACCCGTCGCCTGGAACAAGCCGGTAGCGAGCTATCCGGCATTCAACTGGAGCGCTTATCCAGCCTTCGCCTTTAACAGTGCGGCAGGCGTAAAACAACCTGCCCGTGTACTGCCACAACCTCGCTACTGGTAA
- a CDS encoding MexW/MexI family multidrug efflux RND transporter permease subunit — MKFTDLFVRRPVLALVVSTLILLMGLLALKNLPIRQYPLTESSTLTITTQYPGASPQLMQGFITQALAQSVATVEDVDYMTSTSTQGKSVITVRMKLNTDSNKAMTQVMAKVNEVKYRLPAQAYDPVIVKSSGEATSVAYVGFSSPTLSTAALSDYVQRVVQPQLSSIEGVGSIDLNGGQKMAMRIWLDANRMAAHGVSGSDVAQALLNNNVQAAPGQAKGLYVVSDIQVNTDLVNVAEFREMVIKSTAVGVVHLSDIATVELGAASTDTSATMDGVQAVFFGLNAAPNANPLVIVKQLNELLPGIRANLPPDVKVAVPFELARFISASIDEVVGTLGEAIAIVVLVIFLSLGSARAVIIPVVTIPLSMLGAAAFMSLFGFSINLLTLLAMVLAIGLVVDDAIIVVENVHRHIEEGKSPTYAALLGAREVAAPVIAMTLTLAAVYAPIGLMGGLTGSLFKEFAFTLAGSVVVSGIIALTLSPVMSSLLLNSQMNEGWMARKAEGFFQRLGQGYGRVLDVSLHHRWITCSIAVVVLVSVPWLYSRAQTELAPTEDQSTVLTAIKSPQNANIDYVEKFGKQWNEVMVTLPEQSNLWLINGSNGVSNSIGGVNFVDWEQRERNADQIQGDMQNRANGIEGSNVFAFQLPSLPGSTGGLPVQMVIKSAADYSVVYEAMEALKDAARKSGLFMVVDSDLDYNNSVIKINVDRTKANSLGVTMKDLGDTLAVLVGENYVNRFAMDGRSYDVIPQSLRGERLTPEALARFYVSSASGGQVPLSNLVSVSTGVEPNQLTQFNQLNSAIFQAIPTPGVAMGDAVTFLEAQAKQLPPGFSYDWLSDARQYHQESGALVMAFLFAIIVIYLVLAAQYESLRDPLIILISVPMSICGALIPLALGMATINIYTQIGLVTLIGLISKHGILMVEFANEMQVRQGLDRRDAILHSAKMRLRPILMTTAAMVAGLVPLLFASGAGAHSRYDLGLVIVVGMLVGTLFTLLVLPTMYSFIAVDHRTAAITPRARELAAADAADAAAPHKV, encoded by the coding sequence ATGAAATTCACTGATCTATTCGTTCGGCGCCCAGTGTTGGCGCTGGTGGTCAGCACCCTGATTTTATTGATGGGGTTGCTGGCGCTCAAAAACCTGCCGATTCGCCAGTACCCCCTGACCGAAAGCTCAACACTGACGATCACCACCCAATACCCCGGCGCCTCGCCGCAATTGATGCAAGGCTTCATCACCCAGGCCCTCGCCCAATCCGTCGCGACGGTGGAAGACGTCGACTACATGACGTCGACCTCGACCCAGGGCAAAAGCGTGATCACCGTACGGATGAAGCTCAATACCGACTCCAATAAAGCCATGACCCAGGTAATGGCCAAGGTCAACGAGGTCAAGTACCGGTTGCCGGCACAGGCCTATGACCCGGTGATTGTGAAGTCATCCGGCGAAGCAACATCAGTCGCCTATGTCGGCTTCTCCAGCCCTACCCTGTCGACGGCTGCGCTTTCTGACTATGTGCAACGGGTGGTTCAGCCTCAGCTCTCGTCCATTGAAGGGGTCGGCAGTATCGACCTCAATGGCGGCCAGAAAATGGCCATGCGTATCTGGCTGGATGCTAACCGTATGGCTGCCCACGGCGTTTCCGGCAGCGATGTGGCTCAGGCCCTGTTGAATAACAACGTGCAGGCTGCCCCTGGCCAGGCCAAAGGTTTGTATGTGGTTTCCGATATCCAGGTGAACACCGATCTGGTCAACGTCGCGGAGTTTCGCGAGATGGTGATCAAATCGACAGCGGTGGGTGTCGTGCATCTGAGCGACATAGCCACGGTGGAACTCGGTGCGGCATCTACCGACACCAGCGCCACCATGGACGGGGTGCAAGCCGTGTTCTTTGGCTTGAATGCGGCGCCGAATGCCAACCCCTTGGTGATCGTCAAACAGCTCAACGAACTGCTGCCGGGCATCCGGGCCAATTTGCCGCCGGATGTGAAAGTGGCTGTGCCGTTCGAACTGGCGCGCTTTATCAGCGCATCGATCGATGAGGTCGTCGGCACACTGGGCGAAGCCATTGCCATTGTGGTGTTGGTGATTTTCCTCAGCCTGGGCTCGGCGCGTGCCGTGATCATCCCGGTGGTCACCATACCGCTGTCCATGCTCGGTGCGGCGGCCTTCATGTCGCTATTCGGGTTCAGCATCAACTTGTTGACCTTGCTGGCGATGGTGTTGGCTATCGGCTTGGTCGTGGATGACGCGATCATCGTCGTAGAGAACGTGCACCGCCATATCGAAGAAGGCAAGTCACCTACTTACGCGGCGCTGCTGGGTGCCCGCGAGGTGGCCGCCCCGGTGATCGCCATGACCCTGACACTGGCGGCGGTGTATGCGCCCATCGGCTTGATGGGCGGGCTGACAGGTTCGCTGTTCAAGGAGTTCGCCTTCACCCTGGCAGGTTCGGTCGTGGTCTCGGGCATCATCGCGCTGACCTTGTCACCGGTGATGAGTTCTCTACTGCTCAACAGCCAGATGAACGAAGGCTGGATGGCGCGTAAGGCCGAAGGTTTCTTCCAGCGCCTGGGACAGGGTTATGGCCGGGTGCTGGACGTGTCGCTGCATCACCGCTGGATCACTTGCTCCATTGCGGTCGTCGTACTGGTCAGTGTGCCGTGGCTGTACAGCCGCGCCCAAACCGAGCTGGCGCCTACTGAGGACCAGTCCACCGTGTTGACCGCAATCAAGTCGCCGCAGAATGCGAACATCGACTACGTCGAGAAATTCGGCAAGCAATGGAACGAGGTCATGGTGACCCTGCCCGAGCAAAGCAACCTATGGCTGATCAATGGCAGCAATGGGGTCTCCAACAGCATTGGCGGGGTTAACTTTGTCGACTGGGAACAGCGTGAACGCAACGCCGACCAGATCCAGGGCGACATGCAGAACCGCGCCAACGGCATAGAAGGCAGCAACGTGTTTGCCTTTCAATTGCCTTCGCTGCCCGGCTCTACCGGCGGCCTGCCAGTACAGATGGTGATCAAGAGTGCTGCGGACTACAGCGTGGTCTATGAGGCCATGGAAGCCCTGAAAGACGCCGCACGTAAAAGCGGTTTGTTCATGGTGGTCGACAGTGACCTGGACTACAACAACTCGGTGATCAAGATCAATGTCGACCGTACCAAGGCCAACAGCCTGGGTGTGACCATGAAAGACCTGGGTGACACCCTGGCGGTGCTGGTGGGTGAAAACTACGTCAACCGGTTTGCCATGGATGGGCGCTCGTATGACGTGATCCCGCAGAGCCTGCGTGGCGAGCGCCTGACGCCGGAGGCACTGGCACGTTTTTATGTGAGCAGCGCCAGCGGAGGCCAGGTGCCCCTGTCCAATCTGGTCAGCGTATCGACGGGTGTCGAACCCAATCAACTGACCCAGTTCAACCAGCTCAACTCGGCGATCTTCCAGGCAATCCCCACCCCCGGGGTCGCCATGGGGGATGCCGTCACGTTTCTGGAGGCCCAAGCCAAACAACTGCCTCCTGGTTTCAGCTACGACTGGCTCTCGGATGCGCGGCAGTACCACCAGGAAAGTGGTGCATTGGTCATGGCGTTCCTGTTCGCGATCATCGTGATTTACCTGGTGCTCGCTGCCCAGTACGAAAGCCTGCGCGACCCGTTGATCATCCTGATCAGCGTGCCAATGTCGATTTGCGGAGCATTGATTCCACTCGCGCTGGGCATGGCCACCATCAATATCTACACGCAAATCGGCCTCGTGACGCTTATTGGCCTGATCAGCAAGCACGGCATTCTGATGGTGGAATTCGCCAATGAGATGCAAGTCAGGCAAGGGCTGGATCGTCGCGACGCGATCTTGCACTCCGCCAAAATGCGCCTGCGGCCGATCTTGATGACCACGGCGGCCATGGTCGCCGGCCTGGTTCCCTTGTTGTTCGCAAGCGGTGCCGGTGCCCACAGCCGTTACGACCTCGGGCTGGTGATTGTGGTGGGCATGCTGGTAGGCACCCTCTTCACCTTGCTGGTGCTGCCGACCATGTATTCGTTCATCGCCGTCGACCACCGTACGGCGGCCATTACCCCCCGTGCCCGTGAACTCGCCGCAGCAGATGCTGCCGATGCCGCTGCGCCCCATAAGGTGTAA
- a CDS encoding efflux RND transporter periplasmic adaptor subunit → MNRKLKVCAAGAAVLIIGGAAALYLYTNATRSAGATSAAVAPAIQVAVATATQTDMPDRLAGIGELEATRQVMVTAESSGLVRTLQFQPGEHVKAGQTLVQLNDAPEQGELARLQAQAANAKAQLQRSRRLLPQQAATQEELDQVQSTYAQVLADIVRIKALIDQKRIKAPFTGVLGVRKVNLGQFVTAGDPLVSLTDLQTLYANITVPERALAQLKPGQVLTVQVDAHPGQLFKGLVSTIEPRIDPSTRTVLVQATLPNPGNLLTPGMYARGEVHLPDRHDVISVPETAVSYSAYGDFVYVVQGDPTQLTSTVRQVYVKTGERSAGRVVLLEGVQPNDRVVTSGQLRLRSGASVRIASRDTVGLEPAPEPASSR, encoded by the coding sequence ATGAATAGAAAACTCAAAGTATGCGCTGCGGGTGCCGCAGTGCTGATCATCGGCGGCGCAGCTGCGCTGTATCTGTATACCAACGCCACCCGCTCGGCAGGCGCGACCTCCGCCGCAGTGGCACCGGCCATCCAGGTGGCGGTTGCAACGGCTACGCAAACCGATATGCCCGACAGGCTGGCGGGGATCGGCGAACTGGAAGCCACCCGCCAAGTCATGGTCACCGCCGAGAGCAGTGGCCTTGTGCGAACCCTCCAGTTTCAACCCGGTGAGCACGTGAAAGCCGGACAAACCCTGGTGCAGCTCAACGATGCGCCGGAGCAAGGCGAGCTAGCCAGGCTGCAAGCCCAGGCCGCCAATGCCAAGGCCCAACTGCAGCGCTCCCGTCGCCTGCTGCCCCAGCAAGCGGCCACACAGGAAGAGTTGGACCAAGTGCAATCCACCTACGCTCAGGTGCTCGCCGACATCGTGAGGATCAAGGCGTTGATCGATCAAAAACGCATCAAGGCGCCTTTCACCGGGGTGCTGGGCGTACGCAAAGTCAACCTTGGCCAGTTCGTAACAGCCGGCGACCCATTGGTTTCGCTGACGGACCTGCAAACCCTCTACGCCAATATCACCGTCCCCGAACGAGCGCTGGCCCAACTCAAACCCGGACAGGTGCTGACAGTCCAGGTCGATGCTCATCCTGGGCAGTTGTTCAAAGGGCTGGTCAGCACTATCGAGCCACGCATCGACCCAAGCACCCGGACCGTGTTGGTGCAAGCCACATTGCCCAACCCGGGCAACCTGCTGACGCCGGGTATGTACGCCCGCGGGGAAGTGCACTTGCCAGACCGGCATGACGTCATCAGCGTGCCGGAAACGGCCGTGAGCTACAGCGCCTACGGCGACTTCGTGTACGTGGTGCAAGGCGATCCCACCCAATTGACGAGCACGGTGCGCCAGGTCTACGTGAAAACCGGCGAACGCTCGGCGGGCCGGGTGGTTTTGCTTGAGGGCGTGCAGCCCAATGATCGTGTGGTCACTTCTGGCCAATTGCGCCTGCGTAGCGGTGCCTCGGTGCGCATCGCGTCGAGGGACACCGTAGGACTCGAACCGGCGCCCGAGCCGGCATCGAGCCGCTGA
- a CDS encoding MFS transporter, producing the protein MSAKSTQHGSTGLLLFLALSLVVALMNSSAPTPLYPLYKEHLQLSSVDLTYIFGAYGIGVLAALIVLAGVAGRIKEQRFLLVPAIALVMFGAWLCALCDSLLALCVARMIAGLGAGIMTTSVNVSLVRFGPRDNGKLAATLATLAMITGLALGPILSGVALQLDLNPASLPFWLIMAAIAGTGAGALALWPRNGSLPSLDHPHASSSLREGLRGIGRPFHLCAWSVFFSWSLAACIFVMGPGAAEQQLGLGDRGLFGYCMAVYLLIAGASQLLCRRLEAPRALRSGLIAQCAALLLLLAAFNAHSLILAGFGLGVAGYAYGAIFVGSARLINQLAPAHCHAKLVAYFYTTIYLFNAVPIPLGLLVDSMGLACGVLIALTVFLVIGAVLVLLAAKARLPHAHPLPG; encoded by the coding sequence ATGTCCGCCAAAAGCACACAGCACGGATCAACAGGTCTGTTGCTTTTCCTCGCGCTGTCATTGGTCGTTGCGCTGATGAACAGCAGTGCGCCCACGCCACTCTACCCCCTGTACAAAGAGCATCTGCAACTCAGTTCAGTCGACTTGACGTACATCTTCGGTGCCTACGGCATTGGCGTGTTGGCCGCCCTGATTGTCTTGGCGGGTGTCGCCGGGCGCATCAAGGAGCAACGCTTTTTACTGGTGCCGGCCATCGCGCTGGTGATGTTCGGCGCCTGGCTCTGTGCCCTGTGCGACTCCCTTTTAGCACTGTGTGTAGCGCGCATGATCGCCGGGCTCGGCGCCGGCATCATGACCACCAGCGTCAATGTCTCGCTCGTCAGGTTCGGCCCCCGGGATAACGGTAAATTGGCAGCGACTCTGGCCACCCTGGCGATGATCACCGGGCTCGCACTCGGCCCGATTCTCAGCGGCGTGGCGCTACAACTGGACCTGAACCCGGCGAGCCTGCCCTTCTGGCTGATCATGGCCGCCATTGCCGGCACGGGTGCCGGTGCGTTGGCGCTGTGGCCGAGGAACGGGTCGCTACCCTCCCTCGATCATCCCCACGCAAGCTCAAGCCTGCGAGAAGGCCTGCGCGGTATCGGCCGCCCCTTTCACCTGTGCGCGTGGTCGGTGTTCTTCAGTTGGTCGCTGGCCGCATGCATCTTCGTGATGGGCCCCGGTGCTGCCGAGCAGCAATTGGGCCTGGGTGATCGCGGCCTGTTCGGCTATTGCATGGCGGTGTATCTGCTGATCGCCGGCGCCAGCCAGTTGCTCTGCCGACGGCTCGAAGCCCCCCGCGCATTGCGCTCCGGGCTGATCGCGCAATGTGCAGCGCTGTTATTGCTGCTGGCAGCATTCAATGCCCACTCGCTGATCCTGGCCGGATTCGGCCTGGGGGTGGCGGGCTATGCCTATGGGGCGATTTTCGTGGGCAGCGCAAGGCTGATCAACCAGCTTGCGCCCGCGCACTGCCACGCCAAGTTGGTGGCGTATTTCTACACCACGATCTACCTGTTCAACGCCGTCCCCATTCCGCTGGGGCTGCTGGTGGACTCGATGGGCCTGGCCTGCGGCGTGCTGATCGCGCTGACCGTCTTCCTGGTGATCGGTGCCGTGCTGGTACTGCTTGCCGCAAAAGCCCGACTTCCCCATGCCCACCCACTGCCCGGTTAA